The following are encoded together in the Planococcus antarcticus DSM 14505 genome:
- a CDS encoding long-chain-fatty-acid--CoA ligase has protein sequence MTEKPWLAHYPPEIPHTLTYPSMPVQDYLTKAYEKYPQKVAIHFMGKELSYEELYQSSMKFANYLQKLGIKKGDRVSIMLPNCPQAVISFYGILYAGGVVVMTNPLYTEREISYQMKDSGARAIIALDILFPRISKVIKETDLENVIVTGIKDYLAFPKNLVYPFIQKKQYGMTVKVEHRGINHLFTEIMKSAQPTIVETPFNFEEDLALLQYTGGTTGSPKGVMLTHKNIISNATMCDSWLYKCKKGEETIMGIIPLFHVYGLTTVLILSVMLGNKMVLLPKFDPETALKTINKQKPTLFPGAPTLYIGLMNHPNIAKYDLSSIEACLSGSAPLPAEVQEKFEELTGGKLVEGYGLTETSPVTHSNLVWGERTKGSIGLPYPDTDCKIFQTGTMDTVPNGEIGEIAVKGPQVMKGYWKKPEETAATIVDGWLLTGDLGYMDDEGHFFIVDRKKDMIIAGGFNIYPREIEEVLYEHEAIQECVVAGIPDPYRGETVKAYIVLKEGYTVTEEELNTHCREQLASFKVPRIYEFRKELPKTAVGKILRRSLVDEEVAKQSKAVPS, from the coding sequence ATGACTGAAAAGCCCTGGCTTGCGCATTATCCACCGGAAATACCACATACGCTGACTTATCCAAGCATGCCGGTACAGGATTATTTAACAAAAGCCTATGAAAAGTACCCACAAAAAGTGGCGATCCATTTCATGGGGAAGGAACTTTCTTATGAGGAATTGTATCAATCGTCCATGAAGTTCGCTAATTATCTTCAAAAATTAGGCATCAAAAAAGGTGACAGGGTTTCAATTATGCTGCCCAATTGTCCTCAAGCAGTTATCAGTTTCTACGGCATCCTCTATGCTGGCGGCGTTGTTGTCATGACCAATCCGCTTTATACGGAGCGTGAAATTTCCTATCAGATGAAGGATTCAGGTGCACGAGCCATTATTGCGCTGGACATTCTGTTCCCAAGGATTTCGAAAGTAATAAAAGAAACCGATTTAGAAAATGTCATCGTGACTGGCATTAAAGACTATCTAGCTTTCCCAAAAAATCTGGTTTATCCGTTTATCCAGAAAAAACAATACGGCATGACTGTCAAAGTCGAGCACAGAGGAATCAATCACCTATTTACCGAAATCATGAAATCGGCACAACCGACCATTGTGGAAACACCTTTCAATTTCGAGGAAGATTTGGCTTTGCTGCAATATACAGGCGGCACCACAGGGTCTCCGAAAGGCGTTATGCTGACGCATAAAAACATCATCTCCAATGCCACGATGTGTGACAGCTGGCTGTACAAATGTAAAAAAGGCGAAGAGACGATTATGGGCATCATTCCATTATTCCACGTATACGGCTTGACGACAGTATTGATCTTATCCGTGATGCTTGGAAATAAAATGGTTCTGCTGCCGAAATTCGATCCAGAAACGGCATTGAAGACCATCAATAAGCAAAAGCCCACTTTGTTCCCAGGTGCACCAACCTTGTATATCGGTTTGATGAATCATCCGAATATCGCAAAATACGATCTTTCCTCTATTGAAGCTTGCCTGAGCGGTTCAGCTCCGCTACCGGCGGAAGTTCAGGAGAAATTCGAAGAGCTAACCGGCGGGAAATTGGTCGAGGGTTATGGATTGACGGAAACTTCACCGGTAACTCATTCAAATCTGGTATGGGGAGAACGGACCAAAGGATCGATCGGCTTGCCGTATCCGGACACCGATTGTAAGATTTTCCAGACAGGCACAATGGATACAGTTCCAAACGGTGAGATTGGTGAAATTGCCGTCAAAGGACCACAAGTCATGAAAGGCTATTGGAAGAAGCCGGAAGAGACCGCTGCAACAATTGTTGATGGCTGGTTATTGACTGGAGACCTAGGCTATATGGATGACGAAGGTCATTTCTTTATCGTAGACCGCAAAAAAGACATGATTATTGCAGGAGGCTTTAATATTTACCCGCGTGAAATCGAAGAAGTGCTTTATGAACATGAAGCCATTCAGGAATGTGTGGTAGCCGGTATACCCGATCCGTATCGCGGAGAAACGGTAAAAGCATACATTGTGTTAAAAGAAGGCTATACTGTAACAGAAGAAGAACTCAATACGCATTGCCGGGAACAGTTAGCTTCATTCAAAGTACCACGCATTTATGAATTTCGGAAAGAACTGCCAAAAACAGCAGTCGGTAAAATTTTGCGCCGTTCACTGGTAGATGAAGAGGTTGCTAAGCAGAGCAAGGCGGTTCCATCGTAA
- a CDS encoding TetR/AcrR family transcriptional regulator — protein sequence MNCHSYFRIFLGGDIVVKKDKPKYKQIIDAAVIVIAENGYHQAQVSKIAKQAGVADGTIYLYFKNKEDILISVFQEKMGVFVSKLEEIISRDLSAPTKMGLMIESHFELLAGDTHLAIVTQLELRQSNHEIRLKINNVLREYLKLMDEILVKGIEDGEFDRTMDIRLARQMVFGTMDETITTWVMNDHKYDLVELAPQVQRLLLKGMQA from the coding sequence ATGAATTGCCATTCATATTTTCGTATTTTTTTGGGTGGTGACATTGTGGTAAAAAAAGATAAACCGAAGTATAAGCAAATTATTGATGCGGCAGTTATTGTCATCGCCGAAAATGGCTATCATCAAGCGCAGGTTTCAAAAATCGCCAAACAGGCAGGTGTAGCAGACGGAACGATTTATTTGTATTTCAAAAATAAGGAAGACATTCTGATTTCTGTGTTCCAGGAAAAGATGGGTGTTTTCGTTAGCAAGCTGGAAGAAATTATCTCGCGTGATTTGAGTGCGCCAACCAAAATGGGGCTAATGATCGAAAGTCATTTCGAGCTATTGGCCGGCGACACCCACTTGGCTATTGTCACACAACTGGAATTGCGACAGTCAAATCATGAAATCCGGCTAAAGATCAATAATGTGCTTCGAGAATATTTAAAGCTGATGGATGAGATTTTGGTTAAAGGCATAGAAGATGGAGAATTTGATAGAACAATGGATATTCGTTTAGCCAGACAGATGGTTTTTGGTACAATGGATGAGACCATAACCACGTGGGTCATGAACGACCATAAATACGATTTGGTCGAACTTGCACCACAAGTTCAGCGTCTGCTGCTAAAAGGCATGCAGGCTTAA
- a CDS encoding enoyl-CoA hydratase, translating to MEFISWKKEDGVAVATINRPPANALSRSLILEVDELLDQVENDEEVRVIVLHGEGRFFSAGADIKEFTKVSSGEEFSKLSASGQEVFERVETFHKPVIAAIHGAALGGGLELAMSCHMRFVTENAKLGLPELQLGLIPGFAGTQRLPRYVGAAKAAEMLLTSDPISGTEAAHYGLANRAYAEEDLLSETLTIARKIAKKSPVSVKAAIQMLQYTKHASYHEGVNAEAQSFGTVFVSEDAKEGIQAFLEKREAQFKGK from the coding sequence ATGGAATTTATCAGTTGGAAAAAAGAAGATGGGGTAGCAGTCGCGACGATTAATCGTCCACCGGCAAATGCGTTGTCCCGTTCACTCATTTTAGAAGTCGATGAATTGTTGGACCAGGTAGAGAATGATGAAGAAGTTCGTGTCATTGTCTTGCATGGAGAAGGCAGGTTCTTTTCTGCTGGAGCTGACATCAAGGAATTCACAAAAGTATCTTCCGGAGAAGAATTTTCGAAATTGTCAGCGAGCGGCCAGGAAGTTTTTGAACGAGTGGAAACCTTTCACAAGCCTGTTATCGCGGCGATTCACGGAGCGGCTTTAGGCGGCGGATTGGAATTGGCAATGAGTTGCCATATGCGATTTGTCACTGAAAATGCTAAACTGGGGTTACCGGAGCTTCAATTAGGGTTGATCCCCGGATTTGCTGGGACGCAGCGTTTACCAAGATATGTTGGCGCAGCGAAAGCGGCAGAAATGCTGTTGACGAGTGATCCAATCTCCGGTACAGAAGCAGCGCACTATGGCCTGGCTAACCGTGCCTATGCAGAAGAAGACCTTCTTTCGGAAACGCTTACAATCGCCCGCAAGATTGCGAAAAAAAGTCCAGTTTCTGTGAAAGCAGCGATTCAGATGTTGCAGTACACAAAGCATGCGTCGTATCATGAAGGCGTAAATGCAGAAGCTCAATCTTTTGGAACCGTTTTTGTTTCAGAAGATGCAAAAGAAGGAATCCAGGCTTTTTTGGAAAAACGCGAAGCGCAATTTAAAGGGAAATAA
- a CDS encoding electron transfer flavoprotein subunit beta/FixA family protein: protein MNIYVLVKRTFDTEEKIVVSGGQIQEDGAEFIINPYDEYAIEEAITVRDAHGGEVTVVTIGSDEAEKQLRTALAMGADKAVLINTEDDIEEMDQFTSAYILAEYLKDKEADLILAGNVAIDGGSGQVGPRVADLLGINYVTTITSLSIEGEKVTIIRDIEGDAEELETSLPLLVTAQQGLNEPRYPSLPGIMKAKKKPLEELELDDLDIEEDDVEAKTETIEIYLPPKKAAGRILEGDISNQVTELVGLLRNEAKVI, encoded by the coding sequence ATGAACATTTATGTATTGGTAAAACGTACGTTTGACACAGAAGAGAAAATCGTCGTTTCAGGAGGACAAATCCAGGAGGACGGAGCGGAATTCATCATCAATCCTTACGATGAATACGCAATTGAAGAAGCAATCACTGTTCGTGATGCACACGGCGGCGAAGTGACAGTCGTCACAATTGGTAGTGATGAAGCAGAGAAACAGCTGCGCACAGCGCTTGCAATGGGTGCTGACAAAGCTGTATTGATTAATACAGAAGACGATATTGAAGAAATGGACCAGTTTACTTCTGCGTACATACTGGCTGAATATTTGAAAGACAAAGAAGCTGATTTGATTTTAGCTGGTAACGTTGCAATTGACGGTGGATCTGGACAAGTCGGACCCCGAGTTGCTGATTTACTTGGCATCAACTATGTGACGACCATCACTAGCTTGAGCATTGAAGGCGAAAAAGTAACAATCATCCGTGATATCGAAGGAGATGCGGAAGAATTGGAAACGTCATTGCCGCTACTTGTAACGGCTCAGCAGGGCTTAAACGAGCCGCGTTACCCATCACTTCCAGGAATCATGAAAGCGAAGAAAAAGCCGCTTGAAGAATTGGAATTGGACGATTTGGATATCGAAGAAGACGATGTAGAGGCGAAAACAGAAACAATCGAAATTTACCTGCCGCCGAAAAAAGCAGCTGGTCGTATTCTTGAAGGCGACATCTCTAACCAGGTAACAGAACTGGTTGGCCTACTGCGCAACGAAGCAAAAGTTATCTGA
- a CDS encoding electron transfer flavoprotein subunit alpha/FixB family protein: MAKKVLVLGETREGSLRNVSFEAIAAAKKISGGGEVVGVLLGDSVADFGAELIAYGADRVITVEHPHLKSYTSDGYGQAFMAVVEQESPEGLVFGHTAVGKDLAPKIASKLQAGLISDVTDIEGEGADAVFIRPIFSGKAFEKVKLKEGIDFITVRANNIAPLEKQERSGDVSSLSVDITNLRTIIKNVVRKSAEGVDLSEAKVIVAGGRGVKSADGFEQLHELANLLGGAVGASRGACDADYCDYSLQIGQTGKVVTPDLYIAAGISGAIQHMAGMSNSKVIVAINKDPEANIFKVADYGIVGDLFEVIPMLTEEFKKVM, from the coding sequence ATGGCGAAAAAAGTATTAGTTTTAGGCGAAACACGTGAAGGCTCTTTGCGTAATGTCTCATTTGAAGCAATTGCGGCTGCCAAGAAAATTTCTGGCGGCGGAGAAGTAGTAGGAGTTTTACTCGGGGATTCGGTTGCTGATTTTGGCGCTGAATTGATCGCATATGGTGCAGACCGTGTTATAACGGTTGAGCATCCGCACTTGAAATCATACACATCTGATGGCTATGGCCAGGCATTTATGGCAGTTGTTGAGCAGGAAAGCCCAGAAGGCCTTGTCTTTGGCCATACAGCAGTTGGTAAAGACTTAGCACCGAAAATCGCTTCTAAATTACAGGCTGGACTGATTTCGGATGTAACGGATATTGAAGGCGAAGGCGCTGATGCAGTTTTCATCCGTCCGATTTTCTCTGGTAAAGCATTTGAAAAAGTGAAACTTAAAGAAGGCATCGATTTTATTACTGTGCGCGCGAACAATATTGCGCCTCTCGAAAAACAGGAACGTTCCGGCGATGTTAGCTCGTTGTCGGTAGACATCACGAATCTGCGTACGATCATCAAAAATGTAGTACGCAAATCAGCTGAAGGCGTCGATCTTTCTGAAGCGAAAGTTATTGTAGCCGGAGGACGTGGCGTTAAGAGTGCAGATGGATTCGAGCAATTGCACGAATTGGCGAATCTTCTTGGCGGTGCTGTTGGTGCATCCCGTGGAGCTTGTGACGCGGATTATTGCGATTATTCTCTTCAAATCGGACAGACAGGTAAAGTCGTAACGCCTGACCTGTATATCGCAGCTGGTATTTCTGGAGCAATCCAGCATATGGCTGGTATGTCCAACTCGAAAGTAATCGTAGCGATCAACAAAGATCCAGAGGCAAACATCTTCAAAGTAGCAGATTACGGCATTGTCGGAGACTTGTTCGAAGTTATTCCAATGCTGACAGAAGAATTTAAGAAAGTAATGTAA
- the trxA gene encoding thioredoxin, whose amino-acid sequence MAIVHGTDQNFSQEVSEGLVLVDFWATWCGPCKMIAPVLEELDAEMSDKVKIVKVDVDQNQETAGNYGIMSIPTLLFLKDGETVDKVVGFRPKEALAEMVEKHA is encoded by the coding sequence ATGGCAATCGTACACGGTACAGATCAGAACTTTTCACAAGAAGTATCAGAAGGACTCGTTTTAGTAGATTTTTGGGCAACTTGGTGCGGACCATGTAAAATGATCGCTCCAGTGCTGGAAGAGTTAGATGCTGAAATGAGCGATAAAGTTAAAATCGTAAAAGTTGATGTCGATCAAAACCAGGAAACTGCTGGAAATTACGGCATTATGTCAATTCCGACTTTGTTATTTCTAAAAGACGGAGAGACAGTTGATAAAGTGGTTGGTTTCAGACCAAAAGAAGCATTAGCTGAAATGGTTGAAAAACACGCATAA
- the uvrC gene encoding excinuclease ABC subunit UvrC gives MANELIQHKLAILPDQPGCYLMKDRQNTVIYVGKAKVLKNRVRSYFTGSHDTKTQRLVNEIEDFEYIVTSSDKEALILELNLIKKYDPKYNIMLKDDKSYPYLKITGERHPKLITTRQVKKDKGKYFGPYPNAYAAAETKKLLDRLYPLRKCHTMPDRVCLYYHLGQCLAPCVKPVEKETYKELIDGITKFLNGGFREVKHQLVEKMSQASENLEFERAKEYRDQISMIETVMEKQKMAMNDFTNRDVFAYAVDKGWMCVQVFFVRQGKLIERDVSLFPLYRDPEEEFLTYLGQFYEKANHVKPSEILLPEADDPDMLKEWLGVRVLVPQRGKKKDLVALAKKNADIAIKEKFQLLERQEERTIGACADLGEAMNIETPLRIEAFDNSHIQGADAVSAMITFIDGKPSKKDYRKYKTRNASKPDDYAAMREVIRRRYSRVLKDGLPLPDLIVIDGGKGQMESAREILEDELGLSIPIAGLAKDAKHQTSQLLYGSPAEIVPLKRTSEAFYLLQRIQDEVHRFVITFHRQLRGKNSIQSALDGLEGVGPKRKQQLLKHFGSVKKIKEASVEEIKQAGMPKALALTIEQYFAEDILPSES, from the coding sequence ATGGCTAACGAATTGATTCAACACAAACTGGCAATATTGCCTGATCAACCAGGTTGTTATTTGATGAAAGATCGCCAAAATACCGTTATTTATGTCGGAAAGGCGAAAGTTCTCAAAAACCGCGTGCGTTCTTATTTTACGGGCAGTCACGACACAAAAACACAGCGTTTGGTCAATGAAATCGAGGATTTTGAGTATATCGTCACGTCTTCTGATAAAGAAGCGCTAATTCTCGAATTGAATTTGATCAAGAAATACGATCCGAAATATAACATTATGCTGAAGGATGATAAAAGCTACCCATATCTGAAGATCACAGGAGAGCGCCATCCGAAGCTGATTACGACCAGACAGGTCAAAAAAGATAAAGGAAAATATTTTGGCCCTTATCCGAATGCATACGCTGCAGCAGAGACAAAAAAATTACTGGACCGTCTATATCCGTTGCGAAAATGTCACACGATGCCTGACCGAGTTTGCCTGTATTACCACCTGGGTCAATGTCTGGCACCTTGTGTTAAGCCGGTTGAAAAAGAGACTTATAAGGAACTAATCGACGGCATCACAAAATTTCTTAACGGCGGATTCCGTGAAGTAAAGCATCAATTGGTCGAAAAGATGTCGCAAGCATCCGAAAACCTGGAATTTGAACGGGCTAAGGAATACCGTGATCAAATCTCAATGATTGAGACTGTTATGGAAAAACAGAAAATGGCGATGAACGATTTTACCAACCGTGACGTTTTTGCTTATGCAGTCGACAAAGGCTGGATGTGCGTGCAAGTGTTTTTTGTGCGCCAAGGCAAATTAATAGAACGTGACGTCTCGCTGTTTCCACTGTACCGAGATCCGGAAGAGGAATTTTTAACTTATCTCGGTCAGTTTTATGAAAAAGCCAACCATGTAAAACCAAGTGAAATTCTGCTACCGGAAGCGGATGACCCTGATATGCTGAAAGAGTGGCTCGGGGTGCGTGTGCTGGTTCCACAGCGCGGAAAGAAAAAGGACCTGGTGGCGTTGGCAAAGAAAAATGCTGATATCGCCATTAAGGAAAAATTTCAGTTATTGGAGCGGCAGGAAGAACGGACGATTGGAGCATGTGCAGACTTGGGTGAAGCGATGAACATCGAAACACCGTTGCGCATCGAAGCTTTCGATAACTCGCACATTCAGGGAGCCGATGCAGTGTCTGCGATGATTACGTTCATTGACGGCAAGCCTTCCAAAAAAGATTACCGTAAATACAAAACGCGGAATGCTTCCAAGCCTGATGATTATGCGGCAATGCGTGAGGTTATCCGTCGGCGTTACTCGCGTGTCTTAAAAGATGGCTTGCCTTTGCCTGACCTAATCGTCATTGATGGCGGCAAAGGACAGATGGAATCAGCGCGTGAAATCCTTGAAGATGAACTGGGATTATCAATTCCGATTGCCGGTCTTGCAAAAGACGCAAAACACCAAACTTCTCAATTGCTATATGGGTCTCCGGCTGAAATTGTGCCGCTGAAGCGGACCAGTGAAGCTTTTTACTTGTTGCAGCGGATTCAGGATGAAGTGCACCGCTTTGTTATAACCTTCCATCGTCAGCTGCGCGGCAAAAACTCGATTCAATCGGCGCTTGACGGACTTGAAGGAGTGGGGCCGAAGCGGAAACAGCAGCTGTTAAAGCATTTCGGATCTGTCAAAAAAATCAAAGAAGCTTCAGTAGAAGAAATCAAACAGGCCGGCATGCCTAAAGCTCTGGCGTTGACCATTGAACAATATTTTGCAGAGGATATATTGCCAAGCGAATCATAA
- a CDS encoding aspartate kinase, protein MKTIVMKFGGTSVATPEKIISVAKRAIREKEQRKRVVIVVSAMGKTTDTLLGLAGEISSEPPKREMDMLLATGEQVTISLLAMAFKKLGHEALSFTGWQAGIETESVPRNARIEKIHTERLERVLENGYFCVVAGFQGVDKIGNITTLGRGGSDTTAVALAAALKAEKCEIYTDVNGVYTSDPRHVTGARKLQQISYDEMLELANLGAGVLHPRAVEFAKNNHVPLSVRASYSDEPGTIIQEVITVEKNLIVRGVAFETGIARVTVTYKKPFNGSLANIFTKLAEHQIDVDIIVQSISDEFPPSVSFSISQESLEETRRVLIEAKEEIGFLSLNVEVGLSKVSIVGSGMVSNPGVAARMFDVLRSEEIQVKMVSTSEIKISVVVPEVDMNKSANALHEAYGLSEV, encoded by the coding sequence ATGAAAACGATCGTCATGAAGTTTGGAGGGACGTCTGTCGCGACTCCAGAAAAAATCATTAGTGTAGCGAAGAGGGCCATTCGTGAAAAAGAACAGAGGAAACGCGTCGTCATTGTTGTTTCGGCAATGGGCAAGACGACTGACACCCTGCTCGGACTAGCAGGAGAAATTTCTTCAGAGCCACCAAAGCGAGAAATGGATATGTTACTAGCAACTGGGGAGCAAGTCACCATTTCTTTATTGGCAATGGCTTTTAAAAAGCTAGGTCATGAAGCATTGTCTTTTACCGGCTGGCAGGCGGGAATTGAAACTGAATCCGTGCCGCGCAATGCCCGTATCGAAAAGATCCATACCGAGCGCCTTGAACGTGTACTAGAAAATGGCTATTTTTGCGTTGTTGCTGGCTTTCAAGGAGTCGATAAAATTGGCAATATCACAACGCTTGGCAGGGGCGGATCCGATACGACGGCTGTTGCGCTTGCCGCTGCTTTGAAAGCGGAGAAATGTGAGATCTACACAGATGTCAACGGCGTCTATACATCCGATCCACGACATGTCACAGGTGCTCGCAAGCTACAACAAATTTCTTATGATGAAATGCTGGAACTCGCTAATTTGGGTGCGGGTGTCTTGCACCCACGGGCGGTCGAGTTTGCAAAAAACAATCATGTTCCATTATCCGTCAGAGCGAGTTATTCAGATGAGCCTGGCACAATCATACAAGAGGTGATCACTGTGGAGAAAAACTTAATCGTCAGAGGCGTCGCGTTTGAAACAGGAATCGCACGTGTAACCGTAACCTATAAAAAGCCATTTAACGGATCCTTGGCTAATATTTTTACAAAGCTTGCTGAACATCAGATAGACGTAGACATTATCGTCCAAAGCATTAGCGATGAATTTCCACCATCCGTGTCTTTTTCCATCAGCCAGGAAAGCCTTGAAGAAACACGCCGTGTCTTGATAGAAGCCAAAGAAGAAATTGGCTTCTTGTCGCTGAATGTTGAAGTAGGTTTGTCGAAAGTGTCGATTGTCGGCTCTGGCATGGTATCGAATCCTGGAGTAGCGGCACGGATGTTCGATGTACTAAGAAGTGAAGAGATTCAAGTGAAAATGGTCAGTACCTCAGAGATTAAAATTTCGGTGGTTGTGCCGGAAGTAGATATGAACAAGTCGGCAAATGCGTTGCACGAGGCGTACGGACTTTCTGAAGTTTAG
- a CDS encoding succinate dehydrogenase cytochrome b558 subunit: protein MNNNREFLMRRLHSLLGIIPIGIFLTQHLIVNHFATQGEEAFNTASHFLANLPFVIFLEIFVIYLPIMYHAFYGLYIAFTSKNNPGHYSYMRNMLFVAQRYTGVFLVVFIAWHIFETRFQVAIGAAAEADFNMMANILDNPWMMAFYIVGVLAATFHFANGLWSFLVTWGITQSATAQRYTTYFTLLVFIVLSIIGIRALFAFV from the coding sequence TTGAATAACAATCGTGAATTTTTAATGCGTAGGCTGCACTCATTGTTGGGAATTATTCCTATTGGCATATTCTTAACACAGCACTTAATCGTCAACCATTTTGCTACACAAGGAGAAGAGGCATTTAATACTGCATCTCACTTTTTAGCGAATCTTCCATTCGTTATTTTCCTGGAGATATTTGTCATTTACTTGCCGATTATGTACCACGCGTTCTATGGCCTATACATAGCGTTTACTTCGAAGAACAATCCTGGGCATTATAGCTATATGCGCAATATGTTGTTTGTTGCACAGCGCTATACGGGAGTCTTCCTGGTAGTCTTCATCGCTTGGCACATCTTTGAAACAAGATTCCAGGTCGCAATCGGAGCAGCTGCTGAAGCTGATTTCAACATGATGGCAAATATCCTGGATAATCCTTGGATGATGGCATTCTACATCGTTGGTGTTCTAGCAGCAACTTTCCACTTTGCAAATGGACTTTGGTCTTTCCTTGTTACTTGGGGAATTACACAATCCGCGACAGCACAGCGATATACAACTTATTTCACACTTCTAGTATTTATTGTATTATCGATTATTGGTATCAGAGCATTGTTTGCATTCGTTTGA
- the sdhA gene encoding succinate dehydrogenase flavoprotein subunit has translation MAKGKISIVGGGLAGLMASIKVAEAGAPVDLFSIVPVKRSHSVCAQGGINGAVNTKGEGDSPDIHFDDTVYGGDFLANQRPVKAMADAAPGIIRMFDRMGVMFNRTPEGLLDFRRFGGTMYHRTAFAGATTGQQLLYALDEQVRRYEVSGLITKYEGWEFLGLVLDEQGVSKGITAQNMTTMEIKSFRADAVIMATGGPGIIFGKSTNSVINTGSAASIVYQQGAYYANGEFIQIHPTAIPGDDKLRLMSESARGEGGRIWTYKDGKPWYFLEEKYPAYGNLVPRDIATREIFDVCVNQKLGINGENMVYLDLSHKDPKELDIKLGGIIEIYEKFTGDDPRKVPMKIFPAVHYSMGGLWVDDHQMTSIPGVLAAGECDYSQHGGNRLGANSLLSAIYGGMVAGPNALEYVNGLDVLAEDLPSAIYEQHEAKEQRIWEEILALDGTENAYVLHKELGEWMTDNVTVVRYNDRLEKTDKKIQELLERFNHISITDTQLWSNQGAMFTRQLRNMLHLARAITIGALNRNESRGAHYKPDFPERNDEEYLKTTMAKFNGFDAPIFHYEEVDTSLIPPRKRDYSAKA, from the coding sequence ATGGCAAAGGGCAAAATTTCTATCGTCGGTGGCGGCCTTGCCGGCTTAATGGCATCAATTAAAGTTGCAGAGGCAGGCGCTCCGGTCGATTTATTCTCAATCGTTCCCGTTAAACGGTCCCACTCAGTATGTGCACAAGGTGGGATCAATGGTGCGGTTAATACAAAGGGTGAAGGGGATTCTCCGGACATCCACTTTGACGACACGGTTTACGGTGGCGACTTTCTAGCGAATCAGCGCCCTGTAAAAGCAATGGCGGATGCAGCACCAGGAATTATCCGTATGTTCGATCGTATGGGCGTTATGTTTAACCGTACGCCGGAAGGTCTTCTAGATTTCCGTCGTTTTGGTGGAACAATGTACCATAGAACAGCATTTGCTGGAGCTACAACTGGGCAGCAATTATTATATGCATTGGATGAGCAAGTCCGCCGCTACGAAGTAAGCGGACTGATTACAAAATACGAAGGTTGGGAATTCCTTGGTCTTGTTCTTGACGAGCAGGGCGTAAGCAAAGGAATTACAGCTCAAAATATGACGACAATGGAAATTAAATCGTTCCGTGCAGATGCTGTTATCATGGCAACCGGCGGACCAGGGATTATTTTCGGGAAATCGACGAACTCTGTTATTAATACAGGGTCAGCGGCTTCTATCGTCTATCAGCAAGGCGCATACTACGCGAACGGCGAATTTATCCAAATTCACCCGACAGCGATTCCAGGAGACGATAAACTGCGCTTAATGTCAGAGTCGGCTCGTGGAGAAGGCGGACGCATTTGGACGTATAAAGACGGCAAGCCTTGGTATTTCCTTGAAGAAAAGTATCCGGCTTACGGAAACCTGGTTCCACGTGATATTGCAACGCGTGAAATCTTTGATGTCTGCGTTAACCAGAAGCTCGGTATTAACGGCGAGAACATGGTCTACCTTGATCTTTCACATAAAGATCCTAAGGAACTTGACATCAAACTCGGTGGAATCATCGAGATCTATGAGAAATTCACAGGTGATGATCCCCGTAAAGTACCAATGAAAATCTTCCCTGCTGTCCATTACTCAATGGGTGGACTATGGGTTGATGATCATCAAATGACAAGCATTCCTGGCGTTTTGGCTGCGGGTGAATGTGATTATTCTCAGCACGGTGGTAATCGTCTGGGTGCAAACTCATTGTTGTCAGCAATTTACGGCGGAATGGTCGCAGGACCTAACGCTCTTGAATACGTAAACGGTCTTGATGTACTAGCGGAAGATCTTCCTTCAGCGATTTACGAACAGCATGAAGCAAAAGAACAGCGCATTTGGGAAGAGATTTTGGCATTGGACGGCACAGAAAACGCTTATGTTCTCCATAAGGAATTGGGCGAATGGATGACGGACAATGTTACAGTGGTACGCTATAACGATCGTTTAGAGAAGACGGATAAAAAAATACAAGAACTTCTTGAACGTTTCAACCATATCAGCATCACCGATACGCAGCTTTGGAGCAACCAAGGCGCAATGTTTACACGTCAATTGCGAAATATGCTACATTTAGCACGAGCAATCACGATCGGGGCACTCAACCGGAACGAAAGTCGCGGAGCGCATTACAAACCGGATTTCCCGGAACGTAATGACGAGGAATACCTGAAAACGACGATGGCGAAATTCAATGGCTTTGATGCACCTATCTTCCATTATGAAGAAGTCGACACATCGCTGATTCCACCGCGTAAACGTGATTATTCTGCAAAAGCATAA